The following nucleotide sequence is from Aspergillus luchuensis IFO 4308 DNA, chromosome 1, nearly complete sequence.
ATCACCTGCTGGATGTGGGCAAATGTCCTGCTGGTCATTTCACTCAGAAGTGGTCTCTCGGTTTCCTGGAGAAACACGACCGTCGTTTCCGTGAGGACAGACCGCGAAGCGCAATCTTCTAAGCTGCCGCTTTGAATTTCTGATCTCGGGTACCGGTGCTGTAGCGATCGATCTACTCTGTCCCGAAGTGTCTGTTGCCTTTCGGAGGTGGTGTCGAGGACCAAATAGAAACTGGGGGTGGTAGGAGATTGGGCCGCAGACTCAGGGGTGTTTTCCAAGGCACTTGCTACCAAAATCGCCATCTCCTGACATTCCGAGTCGAGGAACTCGGGGAACTCGATATCTACCCCGGTAAAGCCGGATGCCTTGAACACCGAATCCCATTGAGACACCGTGAGCGCTGGACTCCATGGTCTTTTGTCCTCGATCCCAGCCCACCACCCCTCCATTAGACCCGCAATAAAGCCGGAGCGGATGATGTCGGGACGTGTGATCTCGTACAACATGATCTTACCATCCGGCCTCAGAAGCTTTCGTACGTGATGCATGGTCGCCTGAATGTCTGGTGTTGCGTGTAGCACGTTGgctgccaccaccaaatCATAGGCCTCGAGCTGGAAGCCCTGCATCTCTGGGTCGTTGGTAATATCAAGGGTCCGGAAGTTCAGCCGAGGGAACCTGGTGTAGCGCTCGGCTGCTCGCTCAAAGAAGGCCGACGATATGTCAGTGTAATCATACGACAAGTACAATGGGTTgttatcatcgtcatcgaccGAGAGGGCATTCAAGATGTGCCCCGTCGACCCTCCCGTGCCTGCACCGATTTCGAGAATGCGCATGGCTGGATTTTTTCTCGCCAGGGTCCGGAGGTACAGAGCCCACCTGTTGAAACAACCCGCTCGGTTGTTCACCTCGCTATACCACCGAGCCATCATGTCGCCCGTGAAGAGGAATTCTAAGGGGTTCAGTTCCCCACGCAGGATGCTCGGCAGATTACGCCCTGTGCGGACATATGCATAACCCAAATCATTCGTCGATGCGATTCTCTGGCATGCTGCCTCGAAGTGCTGCAGGTCCTGTAAATAAGTGGCCCACCCGTCCTGGCTGAGGGGCAGTTCGCCTGCGATATATTTCGTTCTCTGTAGACGAGCCCATTCGGTATATCGCCGAATGTGAGGTAGGACATCAATCTCGTCTTCAGGGAGACGATCCAAAGCTTGTACCGCATCGTCGAGGAACTTGTATAGAACGAAGTTGAGTTCCTTGAAGAAACCGATGGGATCGGGCTTATTAGGAAACGCCGGGGCACAATATGCCATCACTTGCTCCCGGCTCAACAAGGCCAGATCCGGTACGCGACTGAGATGATACGCGGTAGTCGCCTTGGCCTTTGCAAGCTCGGTTGTATCTCTCGCTGTGCCTGTCACGATCGTGGATCGCAGAGCATTCATCCTTACCAGAACACGAGTGCCTTGCTCGTCCGTCGCGCCAATGTCGAACTCATGTCCACGACTGTTCATTTTCGTCTTCCGTGCCGAGGCATGAACGGTCGCCGCCGAAGACTCGTTCAATCCCTCTTTTGCAATCCATAGGGACTGGATGCCCGTGGGGATTGCCGTGGGAACCGAGATATCGCCTTCCTCACTCTCCGCGATCGCGGCCAAGCTCAAATGCAGGATACCGTCCAGGGTCGTGGGGTGGATGACATGAGCTTGGGGATGTTGACTGGCTGGCCAGTGGAACACCTTGACTGAGCCAGTTGCCTTATGTTCCTCGTTACATTTGCCGCTCAATACTGTTTGAAACGTGGGGCCAAACTCATAACCACTATTTCTAAGGCGTTTGTATAGGCGGGTGTGGTCGAATTCCTTGATGCAGGCTCCTGTGACGCTGGCCTCCTGCTGCAACCAGTCTTCGAGTTCATGACTCTGTTCCGCCAGTTCGTCTGCGGATCCATAGTCGACCTTGATTTCACCATGGCAGTTTTCTCGCCATTCATCATTATCGTATGAGAAAAGTCGGAACTCCAACCATGGGGAGGAGACATTGCTACCGTCAGACTTCGtgcgcagcagcaagctTGTCTCGATTCCTTCGGCGGTTCTGGGTACTGTCAAGGCACGCTGAAACTCGATATCCCTGAGTAAGTATCCGTAAACCCTGCGCTGGGGATCGCTGAGTTGATCGGCAGCTTCAACTGCCATGACAAGCATACCAGCGGCTGGATATATTAGAGCACCGTTGATTATATGATCCTCTACCCAAGGAAGCTCTGTCAGCCGGATGTGATGACGCCAGCGAGCTTCTAAGACATTCCAGTCATCCACTGGCTTTCCTAGGAGATCGTGCCGACCCCGAGTAGCCAAGCGGCTTCTCTTGCTCAATCGGCCTTCGCGCCAGTAGGAGGTGGAATGATCGAAGGGATACTCGGGAAGATCGGTCAACACACGAGGGTGCTTTCTCATCGAGCCAGTGAGCCTATTGACCGCGACCAGATCGATGGTGTTGCCCAGACAATGAATGTGCCCTAGAGCGTGAAGGAATCCATAGGCCGCGTTCTCCTTTCGTCGAATAACCGGGGAGTAACGAACATCGCGACCCCATGCGAGGGTGTCCAGGATGTCTCGAATGGGGCCTTGGAGGGTAGCATGGGGTCCAACTTCCAAAATCATGTTGACACCCAACTGTGTGCGGTGGCTGCCATCGAGCTTCTTCCCATTTCTTCGCCCAGATTCTGTGCATATGCCAAGAAGGGCATCCATAAACCTCACCGGGGAAACGAGATTCGCGACCCAATAATCCGGGTTTTGAAGCTCTTGAAATAAAGCTCGATCTCCAGTCACTGATGAGATCATCACCCTCGATCTGTTTTCGGGGGTAGAACGGGTGCACAGGCCCGCCATGGACTCTGCATAGGTGTCCGCAACTTGTTCCATATGCGACGAATGATAAGCCACCGAGATTTTCAGCTTCCGGGCAAAGACGCCATCTGTATCCAGCAGATGCTTGAGTGTCTCCACTTGATCTGCATCACCCGACACCGTCACACTCTTCTGGCTGTTGATGCAGGCTACATTGATCCCCGGGTGATTATGGATTCTGTGCACCTTCTCCAGATACACCCGCGTATCGGCCTCAGACAAGCCGACGGCAACCATTGCCCCGGGCCTCGTCGTGGTGCTTGCAAGCTGCGCTGCACATACGCCGCGAAAGTATGCGGTCCTCATCGCATCATTTCGAGTCAGCGCGCCGAGGGCATATGCAGCTGCGATTTCCCCGGAAGAATGTCCAATGACAGCTGCAGGCTTGACACCAATGACGCCAAGTAATTCGACTAGTGCAATCTGGAGGGCGGTGTTTGCAGGTTGGGCGATTTCAGGTGCGTTGATTCTACTCGAGGGACTATCGTCCAGGATCTCGGCTGCTATCAAATCAACATTCAAAGACGCTTTACCTTGCAGGGCTACCACTCACCTCGAAGTGACCACAGGCATCCAAAGCCACGTAGGTCCGCCTCGCACTCGTCCATCGTATTTCGAAACACCGGATACTGGAACAGCTCTCGTCCCATACCTGCCCACTGGGATCCCTGTCCTGTAAAGACGAAGCCTAAGACGGGCTTCTCCAGCGACGTGTAGATGTGTGATGTACCCTTATCCACGTTACAGAGGTCCGCGGGTGTAGATGCTACCCAAAAGCTTTTATATGCAAGTGCGCTTCTTCGGGTGTTCAGGGTGTGAGCCAGGTCATCTGCATACTCTTGGAAGCGGTCGACTGCCAAGGTAAGCCCTTCAAAGTATGATTTGTATCCTAGAGCAACCTGTTTTAAACCCGTCTGGCTTGATGAAGAAACCATCAGGAGCTTTGGCGACTCGAGTGTTGGTTCTAGGACGACCGGCTTAGACGTGCTCAAGACACGGTGGGGTTCATCTGCTGCTACTAGGGCTGGAGGTAAATCGGTCGTGACATGATTCCCATCGAGCCCATGTTCCTGCAAGTAATGACATGCATCATCCAACACCACATGGGCATTCGATCCACCAAAACCAAAGGAATTAACAGACGCTCTCCGCAGACCGAGCGTTGGCCATGGTGTGGCCTCGAGGGGAAGCTGCACACACAGTTAGCACGCCTGAAAAATGAAAGGTTTGATCAGAACATATGTGGCGACCAGCGCACCTTAAGCCTCAGGTACTCCAAGTCGATCTTCGGGTTCAACTTCTCAAAGTTTGCATTTGGTGGAATTATGCCATTCTCCAGGACCAGAATGGTTTTGATTAGAGCGGCCAC
It contains:
- a CDS encoding type I polyketide synthase (COG:Q;~EggNog:ENOG410PJA1;~InterPro:IPR016036,IPR016035,IPR016039,IPR018201, IPR042104,IPR014030,IPR011032,IPR013968,IPR013154, IPR001227,IPR032821,IPR014031,IPR014043,IPR002328, IPR020807,IPR020843,IPR020841,IPR013149,IPR029063, IPR036291,IPR013217;~PFAM:PF16197,PF00109,PF08659,PF13489,PF02801, PF00698,PF13847,PF13649,PF13602,PF14765,PF00107,PF00106, PF08242,PF08241;~SMCOG1022:Beta-ketoacyl synthase;~antiSMASH:Cluster_1.9;~go_function: GO:0004315 - 3-oxoacyl-[acyl-carrier-protein] synthase activity [Evidence IEA];~go_function: GO:0008270 - zinc ion binding [Evidence IEA];~go_function: GO:0016491 - oxidoreductase activity [Evidence IEA];~go_function: GO:0016740 - transferase activity [Evidence IEA];~go_function: GO:0016746 - transferase activity, transferring acyl groups [Evidence IEA];~go_process: GO:0006633 - fatty acid biosynthetic process [Evidence IEA];~go_process: GO:0055114 - oxidation-reduction process [Evidence IEA]), whose amino-acid sequence is MVPHMIEDAFLPGDVPTGRPGGERPTLPPSERGLSLDEDKLKPIAIVGFCFRFPEDAVSPRGFWDMMMEKRCAMTESPKDRISVPGWHHPDSRRRGQYPSRGAHYLKEDVSLFDAPFFSLSADEAAALDPQQRHLLEVTYRALENAGIPMEKAVGSQTSVHVGCMNSDYRLMTCKDVASSADYDVVGINQCMNANRISWFFDFHGTSMNIDTACSSSLVALDLACQCLQNGETEMGIVSGTNLLLSPDMMQVFSNVNMLSPDSKCYSFDHRANGYGRGEGTATLVIKRLETAIKDGDTIRAVIRATGSNSDGLTPSGIMQPNGSAQAKLIRDTYQKAGLSMVPTRFFEAHGTGTPVGDPIECNALGEAFRAFRTTNDPLIVGSVKSNIGHLEGASGVAALIKTILVLENGIIPPNANFEKLNPKIDLEYLRLKLPLEATPWPTLGLRRASVNSFGFGGSNAHVVLDDACHYLQEHGLDGNHVTTDLPPALVAADEPHRVLSTSKPVVLEPTLESPKLLMVSSSSQTGLKQVALGYKSYFEGLTLAVDRFQEYADDLAHTLNTRRSALAYKSFWVASTPADLCNVDKGTSHIYTSLEKPVLGFVFTGQGSQWAGMGRELFQYPVFRNTMDECEADLRGFGCLWSLRAEILDDSPSSRINAPEIAQPANTALQIALVELLGVIGVKPAAVIGHSSGEIAAAYALGALTRNDAMRTAYFRGVCAAQLASTTTRPGAMVAVGLSEADTRVYLEKVHRIHNHPGINVACINSQKSVTVSGDADQVETLKHLLDTDGVFARKLKISVAYHSSHMEQVADTYAESMAGLCTRSTPENRSRVMISSVTGDRALFQELQNPDYWVANLVSPVRFMDALLGICTESGRRNGKKLDGSHRTQLGVNMILEVGPHATLQGPIRDILDTLAWGRDVRYSPVIRRKENAAYGFLHALGHIHCLGNTIDLVAVNRLTGSMRKHPRVLTDLPEYPFDHSTSYWREGRLSKRSRLATRGRHDLLGKPVDDWNVLEARWRHHIRLTELPWVEDHIINGALIYPAAGMLVMAVEAADQLSDPQRRVYGYLLRDIEFQRALTVPRTAEGIETSLLLRTKSDGSNVSSPWLEFRLFSYDNDEWRENCHGEIKVDYGSADELAEQSHELEDWLQQEASVTGACIKEFDHTRLYKRLRNSGYEFGPTFQTVLSGKCNEEHKATGSVKVFHWPASQHPQAHVIHPTTLDGILHLSLAAIAESEEGDISVPTAIPTGIQSLWIAKEGLNESSAATVHASARKTKMNSRGHEFDIGATDEQGTRVLVRMNALRSTIVTGTARDTTELAKAKATTAYHLSRVPDLALLSREQVMAYCAPAFPNKPDPIGFFKELNFVLYKFLDDAVQALDRLPEDEIDVLPHIRRYTEWARLQRTKYIAGELPLSQDGWATYLQDLQHFEAACQRIASTNDLGYAYVRTGRNLPSILRGELNPLEFLFTGDMMARWYSEVNNRAGCFNRWALYLRTLARKNPAMRILEIGAGTGGSTGHILNALSVDDDDNNPLYLSYDYTDISSAFFERAAERYTRFPRLNFRTLDITNDPEMQGFQLEAYDLVVAANVLHATPDIQATMHHVRKLLRPDGKIMLYEITRPDIIRSGFIAGLMEGWWAGIEDKRPWSPALTVSQWDSVFKASGFTGVDIEFPEFLDSECQEMAILVASALENTPESAAQSPTTPSFYLVLDTTSERQQTLRDRVDRSLQHRYPRSEIQSGSLEDCASRSVLTETTVVFLQETERPLLSEMTSRTFAHIQQVINHCNSILWVTAGGGHRPMKPEYAIVDGWARTLRNEKASRRFCTLALDIDHEIQSYQAESIVRVIDKAVLERSGVHEHEFVEVDGMLQIPRVEPTKWLTDEIHATSLPQTSSIQPLSKAGPVKLACATPGLLSSLHWVDDHDANQPLQSDEVEIDTQAVGVNFRDVQIALGQELEASFGHECAGVVAQAGELSGFYPGDRVLVFGPGRFKTRVRARKHFVHRIQDSLPLYHAAGVPATFGVMWHILAEIGRLRSNQSILIHSATGGMGQAAIQIAQYIGAEVYTTVSTREKKQCLVEEYGIAPDHIFYSRDPSFARSVMKATNTRGVDVAICYSGGEIQQASWECLSPYGSLIQVGNSADAVALRARPGRQASFVQFDSLRWMSDRPHDARESIDTVLSLMAEYRLRMQTPCSAKDASSIEQTFRTMQDGASMGKTVIDLTANVEVPTMLDTKAPFKLDSDATYVIAGGLGGLGRTIARWMVGRGARNLVLLGRSGVKTGTAASKLVKELSDQGVYIHTPPCDVMDAASVQQVLQQVSQRMPPIKGCVQGSMVLRDQMFSEMSYEDWRVSVECKALGSWNLETNLPRDLDFFVMLSSASNVIGLTGQSNYAAGNSYMDSLARFRVGGGQKAISLDLGPMVDDGILVETDGFLDKVLGYGSLAPVTRAQLHAILDHYCNPNRPVLTLDTAQLVFGISGESGDGHLQNTLTQNPLFYRLQLESIPENSWSQDHDQVDFKKLFQATTSLHEAREIVRRAIIDKMVHSYRLIAEEVEVDVYAPLHTYRVDSLLAVELCNWIGKEFVAEVAVLEVMGGATLAMVDLLVATRSQLQHPAWDD